A section of the Deltaproteobacteria bacterium genome encodes:
- the pgeF gene encoding peptidoglycan editing factor PgeF, protein MNARGLQRSRQLDEIGVEHGFGTLHSVPITPTDVVFAKQVHGATLVRAEPGAARVEADALWTDRPGTAVGVVTADCVPILIAHQSGRFVCAVHAGWRGSAARIAARSVRALVEETRCRVEELRAAIGPHIGPCCYEVDGPVLEAIPDPGVYRASPRPGRALLDLFALNRLQLEIAGIPERQIERIGGCTACDPDLYPSYRRDRGSGRLLHFARAR, encoded by the coding sequence ATGAACGCGCGCGGGCTGCAGCGCTCTCGCCAGCTCGACGAGATCGGCGTCGAGCACGGCTTCGGCACGCTGCACTCGGTCCCGATCACTCCGACGGACGTCGTGTTCGCGAAGCAGGTCCACGGCGCGACGCTCGTGCGCGCAGAGCCGGGCGCCGCGCGCGTCGAGGCGGACGCGCTCTGGACGGATCGGCCCGGCACGGCCGTGGGAGTCGTGACGGCGGACTGCGTCCCCATTTTGATCGCGCACCAATCCGGCCGATTCGTCTGCGCGGTGCACGCGGGCTGGCGTGGAAGCGCGGCGCGGATCGCCGCCCGCAGCGTTCGAGCGCTGGTCGAAGAGACCCGCTGCAGAGTCGAGGAGCTCCGCGCGGCGATCGGCCCGCACATCGGGCCCTGCTGCTACGAGGTCGACGGGCCGGTACTCGAGGCGATCCCGGACCCGGGCGTGTACCGCGCTTCGCCGCGCCCGGGCCGGGCGCTCCTCGACCTGTTTGCGTTGAATCGGCTGCAGCTCGAAATCGCCGGCATTCCCGAGCGCCAGATCGAGCGCATCGGCGGCTGCACGGCCTGCGACCCCGACCTCTACCCGAGCTACCGCCGCGACCGCGGATCGGGCCGGCTGCTTCACTTCGCACGCGCCCGCTAG
- a CDS encoding RluA family pseudouridine synthase, which translates to MVKFSHLVDSELAGQRLDVAVARLEPALSRAQVQRLIEQGEISVPGVVAKPAHKLRLGDRICGRVPEPVPTELAPQAIELDIVYEDADLVVIDKPAGMVVHPAAGHASGTLVNALLHHCRDLSGVGGELRPGIVHRLDKDTSGVLVAAKHDRAHRALAAQWKQHSIDREYLAFVRGAPRAESGTVDAPIGRHPTDRKRMSTRAKVGRRAVTHWRVETRLREATLLRVRLETGRTHQIRVHMASISLPLLGDPVYGGGRARPAALPIARQALHATLLGFAHPTTGERLRFESPLPRDLLELFEALR; encoded by the coding sequence CTGGTGAAGTTCTCGCACCTCGTGGATTCCGAACTCGCGGGCCAACGACTCGACGTCGCCGTTGCGCGGCTCGAGCCCGCCCTCTCGCGCGCGCAGGTGCAGCGGCTGATCGAGCAGGGCGAGATCTCGGTCCCGGGCGTCGTTGCGAAGCCAGCGCACAAGCTGCGTCTGGGCGATCGGATCTGCGGCCGCGTGCCGGAGCCCGTACCGACCGAGCTCGCGCCGCAGGCGATCGAGCTCGACATCGTGTACGAGGACGCGGACCTGGTCGTGATCGACAAGCCCGCGGGAATGGTCGTGCATCCGGCTGCGGGCCACGCGAGCGGCACGCTGGTGAACGCGCTGCTCCACCACTGCCGCGATCTCTCGGGTGTGGGCGGGGAGCTGCGGCCCGGAATCGTCCATCGGCTCGACAAGGACACCTCGGGCGTCCTGGTCGCGGCGAAACACGATCGCGCGCACCGCGCGCTCGCCGCGCAGTGGAAGCAGCACTCGATCGACCGCGAGTACCTCGCGTTCGTCCGCGGCGCGCCGCGCGCAGAATCCGGCACGGTCGACGCGCCGATCGGCCGCCACCCGACCGACCGAAAGCGCATGAGCACGAGAGCGAAGGTCGGACGCCGCGCGGTCACGCACTGGCGCGTCGAGACGAGACTCCGCGAGGCGACACTTCTGCGTGTCCGACTCGAGACCGGCCGAACCCACCAGATCCGCGTACACATGGCGTCGATCTCGCTGCCGCTGCTCGGCGATCCGGTCTACGGCGGAGGCCGCGCTCGGCCGGCCGCGCTACCGATCGCCCGTCAGGCACTGCACGCGACGCTGCTCGGCTTCGCACACCCGACCACCGGTGAGCGCTTGCGCTTCGAATCGCCGCTTCCCCGTGACCTCCTCGAGCTGTTCGAGGCGCTGCGATGA
- a CDS encoding Rne/Rng family ribonuclease — protein MRNEIFVNVGPRETRVAVRESDKIVELHIERSNDRGVSGGIYKGRVTRVLPGMQAAFVDIGLERAGFLYVGDYRAELDDSDLDDENGGGRSRRRSGPPPQIEDVLQEGNEVVVQVSKEPLGTKGARITSRISIPGRHLPLMPWVSRVGVSRRIEGDRERRRLRAIVEKYRPGELGFIVRTVSHGVSEADIKADIDYLTNLWTEIQKRKEAIREVPALIHSEPPLHLRVLRDMASHETKMIVVDDPEAYGEMQAFVQRFMASPRPRINYYSHPQPLFDAWKIENEIEEGLGRKVWLKSGGYLIFDQGEALTAVDVNTGRYTGGRGRNLEDTILKTNLEAVREIVHQLRFRNLGGLIILDLIDMESATNRDKVYRALSEALREDKAKVNILKISELGLIEMTRKRTRESLGQQLCDSCPTCEGKGYLQSSQTIANRIFRDLPKAATYLHGATLRVQAHPSVTQILLGEAIEALAKVQARIGRELVVEAVGSLQPEQYEIVSEGPRVELLAAVASESDLGFEIPPEQMPLEEDFGDDDSKADDLDAPQVYEAGAGANEAAPVDEPAGATEDDEPTIV, from the coding sequence ATGAGAAACGAGATTTTTGTGAACGTCGGCCCGCGCGAGACGCGGGTCGCCGTCCGGGAGTCCGACAAGATCGTCGAGCTCCACATCGAACGCAGCAACGATCGCGGAGTCTCCGGGGGCATCTACAAGGGTAGGGTGACGCGCGTCCTGCCCGGGATGCAGGCCGCCTTCGTCGACATCGGCCTCGAGCGCGCCGGCTTCCTCTATGTAGGGGACTACCGCGCCGAGCTCGACGACTCGGACCTGGACGACGAGAACGGCGGCGGACGCTCGCGACGCCGCTCCGGACCGCCGCCCCAGATCGAGGACGTGCTCCAGGAAGGCAACGAGGTCGTCGTCCAGGTCTCGAAGGAGCCGCTGGGAACGAAGGGCGCGCGCATCACCTCGCGGATCTCGATTCCCGGTCGGCACCTGCCCCTGATGCCCTGGGTCTCCCGTGTGGGGGTTTCGCGCCGGATCGAGGGGGACCGCGAGCGCCGTCGGCTGCGCGCGATCGTCGAGAAGTACCGGCCCGGCGAGCTCGGCTTCATCGTGCGCACCGTCTCTCACGGCGTGTCGGAAGCCGACATCAAGGCCGACATCGATTACCTCACGAATCTCTGGACCGAGATCCAGAAGCGCAAGGAGGCGATCCGAGAGGTTCCCGCGCTGATCCACAGCGAGCCGCCGCTGCACCTGCGGGTGCTTCGCGACATGGCGTCGCACGAGACCAAGATGATCGTCGTCGACGATCCCGAGGCCTACGGCGAGATGCAGGCGTTCGTGCAGCGCTTCATGGCGTCGCCACGCCCGCGGATCAACTACTACAGCCACCCGCAGCCGCTCTTCGACGCCTGGAAGATCGAGAACGAGATCGAAGAGGGCCTCGGCCGCAAGGTCTGGCTGAAGTCAGGCGGCTACTTGATCTTCGACCAGGGCGAGGCGCTGACGGCGGTCGACGTGAACACGGGCCGCTACACCGGCGGTCGCGGCCGCAATCTCGAGGACACGATCTTGAAGACGAACCTCGAGGCCGTGCGCGAGATCGTCCACCAGCTGCGCTTCCGCAATCTCGGCGGGCTGATCATCCTGGACCTGATCGACATGGAGAGCGCGACGAACCGCGACAAGGTCTACCGCGCGCTCTCGGAGGCGCTGCGCGAGGACAAGGCGAAGGTCAACATCCTCAAGATCTCCGAGCTCGGCCTGATCGAGATGACGCGCAAGCGCACGCGGGAGAGCCTCGGCCAGCAGCTCTGCGATTCGTGTCCGACCTGCGAGGGCAAGGGCTACCTGCAGTCGAGCCAGACGATCGCCAACCGCATCTTCCGCGATCTGCCCAAGGCCGCGACCTACCTGCACGGCGCGACGCTTCGCGTGCAGGCGCACCCGAGCGTGACGCAGATCCTGCTCGGCGAGGCGATCGAAGCGCTCGCCAAGGTGCAGGCGCGGATCGGCCGCGAGCTCGTCGTCGAGGCAGTCGGCTCGCTGCAGCCGGAGCAGTACGAGATCGTCTCGGAGGGACCGCGCGTCGAGCTGCTCGCGGCGGTGGCGTCCGAGAGCGACCTCGGCTTCGAGATCCCGCCCGAGCAGATGCCGTTGGAAGAAGACTTCGGCGACGATGACTCGAAGGCCGACGATCTCGACGCCCCGCAGGTCTACGAGGCGGGCGCAGGTGCCAACGAAGCGGCGCCGGTCGACGAGCCAGCGGGGGCGACCGAGGACGACGAGCCGACGATCGTCTGA
- a CDS encoding HNH endonuclease yields the protein MLDVTVLVLNRCFLPVHVTSARRAFVLLYQGIARAVDEHYDTFDFEAWRVLAVRDTDETVGTVGGPIRVPRVVQLAHFDRVPRRHVRFSRTNIYARDRNTCQYCGHRKARADLNLDHVIPRSQGGRTTWENVVCSCLECNRNKGGRTPRQARMRLFRAPQRPRWTPIVGMVPPGLTHPAWGPFLSILDATDRNTELAER from the coding sequence ATGCTGGACGTGACCGTCCTGGTGCTGAACCGGTGCTTCCTGCCGGTCCACGTCACGTCCGCGCGCCGCGCATTCGTCCTCTTGTACCAGGGCATCGCCAGAGCGGTGGACGAGCACTACGACACGTTCGACTTCGAGGCCTGGCGAGTGCTCGCCGTGCGAGACACGGACGAGACGGTCGGCACCGTCGGCGGGCCGATCCGCGTGCCTCGGGTGGTGCAGCTCGCGCACTTCGACCGCGTGCCGCGCCGACACGTTCGCTTCAGCCGGACGAATATCTACGCGCGCGATCGCAATACGTGTCAGTATTGCGGCCACCGCAAGGCTCGCGCCGACCTGAACTTGGATCACGTAATCCCGCGCTCGCAGGGGGGGCGAACGACTTGGGAAAACGTCGTGTGCAGCTGCCTGGAATGCAATCGCAACAAGGGCGGGCGAACGCCCCGGCAGGCGCGAATGCGACTGTTCCGAGCGCCGCAGCGTCCGCGCTGGACTCCGATCGTTGGCATGGTCCCCCCAGGACTAACGCACCCCGCATGGGGTCCATTCTTGTCGATCCTGGATGCGACGGACCGGAATACCGAGCTGGCTGAGCGTTAG
- a CDS encoding LysR family transcriptional regulator: MIDQIEALAALAEHGTMRRAATRLRISQSAVTKRLDALEAQLGARLRERDGRRVRLTPVAERFLSRAGPALAELRQAVVGERSTSSGWLVLGVSESILASWGPRVLADVRDRRPELRLRLNAHRSPVAVDLVRSGEYTLALVAGIDEAGSELARETLFEETMAIVPSGLEKLALRRGSELPVLSIEPGSATGRALRVRLSRLARERGIRLEVAATIQSYTAVVQLARAGFGHGLVPRTLAIALGVPASTLVELPKPGLHRPIQLVGRAAALSREPAAGFADELRQALARAGPVEYVESARRRL; this comes from the coding sequence ATGATCGACCAGATCGAGGCGCTCGCGGCCCTCGCAGAGCACGGAACGATGCGACGCGCGGCGACACGCCTGCGCATCTCGCAGTCGGCGGTGACCAAGCGCCTCGACGCGCTCGAAGCGCAGCTCGGCGCGCGCCTGCGGGAGCGGGATGGCCGACGCGTCCGGCTCACGCCGGTCGCCGAGCGATTTCTATCGCGCGCGGGGCCCGCGCTCGCGGAGCTCAGGCAGGCGGTCGTAGGGGAGCGCTCGACGAGCTCGGGCTGGCTCGTCCTGGGCGTCTCCGAGTCGATCCTCGCCAGCTGGGGGCCGCGCGTGCTCGCGGACGTCCGGGACCGCCGGCCGGAGCTGCGCCTGCGCCTGAACGCGCACCGAAGCCCGGTCGCGGTCGATCTGGTGCGCTCGGGCGAGTACACGCTCGCGCTCGTCGCGGGGATCGACGAGGCGGGAAGCGAGCTCGCGCGCGAGACGCTCTTCGAGGAGACGATGGCGATCGTTCCCTCGGGCCTCGAGAAGCTCGCGCTGCGCAGGGGTAGCGAGCTCCCGGTTCTCTCGATCGAGCCTGGATCGGCGACCGGGCGGGCGCTGCGCGTGCGCCTGTCGCGCCTTGCGCGCGAGCGCGGAATCCGGCTCGAGGTCGCGGCGACGATCCAGTCCTACACTGCCGTGGTTCAGCTGGCGCGCGCCGGGTTCGGTCACGGGCTGGTGCCGCGAACGCTCGCCATCGCGCTCGGGGTTCCGGCATCGACGCTGGTCGAGCTGCCGAAGCCGGGGCTGCATCGTCCGATCCAGCTGGTCGGCCGCGCGGCAGCTCTTTCGCGCGAGCCCGCGGCGGGATTCGCCGACGAACTGCGACAGGCGCTCGCGCGTGCCGGTCCCGTCGAATACGTGGAATCCGCGCGCCGACGGCTCTGA
- the prfA gene encoding peptide chain release factor 1, producing MFERIAEIEARYQELEDKLGQPELARDPGKLRELTQELAGLRELIGAYRDWKQVAAGIAENEELAGDPDPEIRELAKAELSTLQDRRVELEGEIVKLLTPRDPRDQKSVVLEIRPGTGGEEASLFAGDLFRMYTRYAQGRGWSVEVLSLSEGDGGGIREVIASIGGAAVYGRLKYESGVHRVQRVPTTESQGRIHTSTATVAVLPEADTADIQIDEKDLRIDRFRAGGPGGQSVNTTDSAIRVTHIPTGLVVQCQDEKSQHKNKAKAIKVLRARLFDLEQQRIDSERAATRKGQIGSGDRAERIRTYNFPQNRVTDHRVGFTLHKLDRVIEGEIDELIDAVSTSLEAEELRESR from the coding sequence ATGTTCGAGCGCATCGCTGAAATCGAGGCTCGCTACCAGGAGCTCGAGGACAAGCTCGGTCAGCCCGAGCTCGCCCGCGACCCGGGCAAGCTCCGCGAGCTGACCCAGGAGCTCGCCGGCCTGCGCGAGCTGATCGGCGCCTACCGAGACTGGAAGCAGGTCGCCGCCGGAATCGCCGAGAACGAGGAGCTCGCCGGCGATCCCGATCCCGAGATTCGGGAACTCGCGAAGGCCGAGCTCTCCACGCTGCAGGACCGCCGGGTCGAGCTCGAGGGCGAGATCGTGAAGCTGCTCACGCCTCGCGATCCGCGCGACCAGAAGAGCGTGGTGCTCGAGATCCGGCCGGGAACCGGCGGCGAGGAGGCATCGCTCTTCGCGGGCGACCTGTTCCGCATGTACACCCGCTACGCTCAGGGTCGGGGCTGGAGCGTCGAGGTCCTCTCGCTCTCCGAGGGTGACGGCGGAGGAATCCGGGAGGTGATCGCCAGCATCGGCGGCGCCGCCGTCTACGGGCGGCTCAAGTACGAGAGCGGCGTTCACCGCGTCCAGCGCGTTCCGACCACCGAGTCGCAGGGCCGCATCCACACATCGACGGCTACCGTCGCGGTCCTGCCCGAGGCCGACACCGCGGACATCCAGATCGACGAGAAGGACCTGCGCATCGACCGCTTCCGCGCCGGGGGCCCGGGCGGCCAGAGCGTGAACACGACCGACTCGGCGATCCGCGTGACGCACATTCCGACCGGGCTCGTCGTCCAGTGCCAGGACGAGAAGTCCCAGCACAAGAACAAGGCCAAGGCCATCAAGGTGCTGCGCGCGCGGCTCTTCGATCTGGAGCAGCAGCGCATCGACTCCGAGCGCGCCGCGACCCGAAAAGGGCAGATCGGCAGCGGCGACCGCGCGGAGCGGATCCGCACCTACAACTTCCCGCAGAACCGCGTCACGGATCACCGCGTCGGCTTCACGCTTCACAAGCTCGACCGCGTGATCGAGGGCGAGATCGACGAGCTGATCGACGCGGTGAGCACGAGCCTCGAAGCCGAAGAGCTGCGGGAGTCGCGATGA
- the rpmE gene encoding 50S ribosomal protein L31 has translation MKPDIHPEYKLIRVHCACGNEFVTRSTANEIRVEICSNCHPFFTGKQKIVDTAGKVDRFRRRYEKKG, from the coding sequence ATGAAGCCGGACATCCATCCCGAGTACAAGCTGATCCGCGTCCACTGCGCCTGCGGGAACGAGTTCGTGACGCGCTCCACGGCGAACGAGATCCGCGTGGAGATCTGCTCGAACTGCCATCCCTTCTTCACGGGCAAGCAGAAGATCGTGGACACCGCCGGGAAGGTGGACCGGTTCCGGCGCCGCTACGAGAAGAAGGGCTGA
- a CDS encoding MinD/ParA family protein, with translation MRRTGIPSWLSVRRGEPTLGSKADNHVVAPPPAALVWAVGGGKGGIGKSFLVANLATVAARCGKRVILIDADLGGANLHTCLGVRAGERVSLSDYLEDRVLELDKVAIETPVAGLRLILGALGHTGKAETTAEQRSALLRAVRKLPADLVIFDLAAGTDRSTIDFFLEADEGFVVTTPEPTAIENAYAFLRAAFYRKLSHELAESTARDVIRLSMDQRNERGIRTPSDLLVEIDRIDKLEGERFRRVIESFKPHLVVNQVRDSEEVKMGFSIRSVCKKYFGIDVDYAGYICFDDNVWRSVKQRQPLVLAYPSSDGALYIRRIVKKLLGT, from the coding sequence ATGCGACGGACCGGAATACCGAGCTGGCTGAGCGTTAGGCGCGGCGAGCCGACGCTCGGCTCGAAGGCGGACAACCACGTCGTTGCTCCGCCGCCGGCGGCGCTCGTCTGGGCGGTGGGCGGCGGCAAGGGCGGCATCGGCAAGAGCTTCCTGGTCGCGAATCTGGCCACCGTCGCCGCTCGCTGCGGTAAACGCGTGATCCTGATCGACGCCGACCTCGGCGGCGCGAACCTGCACACCTGCCTCGGCGTTCGCGCAGGCGAGCGCGTCTCGCTCTCGGATTATCTCGAAGACCGGGTTCTCGAGCTCGACAAGGTCGCGATCGAGACGCCGGTCGCGGGGCTGCGGTTGATCCTCGGCGCGCTGGGCCACACCGGGAAGGCTGAGACCACCGCGGAGCAGCGCTCCGCTCTGCTTCGCGCGGTTCGCAAGCTCCCCGCGGACCTGGTGATCTTCGACCTCGCGGCCGGCACCGACCGCTCGACGATCGATTTCTTCCTCGAAGCCGACGAGGGCTTCGTCGTGACGACGCCCGAGCCGACGGCGATCGAGAACGCCTACGCGTTCCTGCGCGCCGCCTTCTACCGGAAGCTCTCGCACGAGCTCGCCGAGTCGACCGCGCGCGACGTGATCCGGCTCTCCATGGACCAGCGCAACGAGCGGGGGATCCGCACGCCCTCGGACCTCCTGGTCGAGATCGACCGCATCGACAAGCTGGAGGGCGAGCGTTTCCGGCGCGTGATCGAGAGCTTCAAGCCGCATCTCGTCGTGAACCAGGTTCGCGACAGCGAAGAAGTGAAGATGGGCTTCTCGATCCGCAGCGTCTGCAAGAAGTACTTCGGCATCGACGTGGACTACGCCGGCTACATCTGTTTCGACGACAACGTCTGGCGCTCGGTCAAGCAGCGGCAGCCGCTGGTGCTCGCCTATCCGAGCTCCGACGGCGCGCTCTACATCCGGCGGATCGTGAAGAAGCTGTTGGGGACGTGA
- the murA gene encoding UDP-N-acetylglucosamine 1-carboxyvinyltransferase — translation MDQFRIEGGVPLRGSVQASGSKNSVLALMAASLLSDEPVVLANAPRVRDLDTMLQILAGLGIRGGWESADTLRIEGGEPTEIEAPYDLVRTMRASFMVLGPLLARCGHARVSLPGGCAIGARPVDQHLKGMAALGAKIELQSGYVEARVNRLRGARVVFDLPTVNGTQNVLMAAVLAEGTTEIENAASEPEVAELITVLRAMGAQIEQAGADHLVVQGVTSLSGLRHFVAGDRIEAGTLLAVAAMLPGGDVTVTGVAPESLGVVLDKFRETGLEVEVGPDRARVRRSAGFRGLRVKTAPFPGFPTDMQAQIMAMLTQAEGVSAISENIFENRFMHVPELVRLGADVEIDGKTAVVNGPCRLSGAPVMATDLRASACLVLAGLAASGETRVRRVYHIDRGYERIEAKIAALGGRIRREAE, via the coding sequence ATGGACCAGTTCCGGATCGAAGGCGGAGTTCCACTGCGCGGATCGGTGCAGGCGAGCGGCTCGAAGAACTCGGTGCTCGCGCTGATGGCGGCGTCACTGCTCTCGGACGAGCCCGTGGTACTGGCCAACGCGCCGCGCGTCCGCGACCTGGACACCATGCTCCAGATCCTCGCGGGACTGGGCATTCGGGGCGGCTGGGAGTCGGCCGACACGCTCCGGATCGAGGGCGGCGAGCCGACCGAGATCGAGGCGCCGTACGATCTGGTTCGCACGATGCGCGCGTCCTTCATGGTTCTGGGACCTCTGCTGGCCCGCTGCGGCCACGCCCGCGTCTCGCTTCCCGGCGGCTGCGCGATTGGCGCCCGGCCCGTCGACCAGCACCTGAAGGGGATGGCCGCGCTCGGCGCGAAGATCGAGCTGCAGTCCGGCTACGTCGAGGCGCGCGTCAATCGCCTGCGCGGCGCGCGGGTGGTCTTCGATCTGCCGACGGTGAACGGCACCCAGAACGTGCTGATGGCCGCGGTTCTCGCGGAAGGCACGACCGAGATCGAGAACGCCGCCAGCGAGCCCGAGGTCGCGGAGCTGATCACGGTGCTGCGCGCGATGGGGGCGCAGATCGAGCAGGCCGGCGCGGATCACCTGGTCGTGCAGGGCGTGACGAGCCTCTCTGGCCTGCGTCACTTCGTGGCTGGGGACCGGATCGAGGCGGGAACCCTGCTCGCGGTGGCGGCGATGCTGCCCGGGGGCGACGTCACGGTCACGGGGGTCGCCCCCGAGAGCCTCGGAGTCGTGCTCGACAAGTTCCGCGAGACCGGTCTCGAGGTGGAGGTCGGGCCGGACCGGGCGCGCGTGCGTCGCTCCGCCGGTTTTCGGGGTCTTCGCGTCAAGACCGCCCCGTTCCCCGGCTTCCCCACCGACATGCAGGCGCAGATCATGGCCATGCTGACGCAGGCCGAAGGGGTCTCGGCGATCAGCGAGAACATCTTCGAGAATCGATTCATGCACGTTCCGGAGCTGGTCCGGCTCGGCGCGGACGTGGAGATCGACGGGAAGACCGCGGTCGTGAACGGTCCCTGCCGCCTCTCGGGAGCTCCGGTGATGGCCACCGATCTCCGCGCGAGCGCGTGCCTGGTGCTCGCGGGCCTGGCTGCTTCGGGCGAGACGCGCGTGCGGCGCGTGTATCACATCGACCGCGGCTACGAGCGGATCGAGGCCAAGATCGCCGCGCTCGGCGGTCGCATTCGCCGCGAGGCGGAGTAG
- the prmC gene encoding peptide chain release factor N(5)-glutamine methyltransferase: MSAEEWRLMDLVRWTADYFRQHDVPSPRLDAELLLAHVLDLERMDLYLAFDQPVAAQDRGRYRELVRRRAKERWPVAYLTGVREFWSMQFRVTPDVLIPRPETETLVRVAVDLKPRRVAELGVGSGCVSAALARELPDAEIVALDCSPAALEIARQNLAELGFGGRVTLVEASGLGVLSGPFDLVVSNPPYVQEADLAGLAPELRHEPRVALDGGPDGLHAVRRLCAEAPALLERPGHLALEIGVGQADAVEELLRASGAAAVDRYPDLAGIPRVVVGRFLEA; encoded by the coding sequence ATGAGCGCCGAGGAGTGGAGGCTGATGGACCTCGTGCGCTGGACCGCGGATTACTTCCGGCAGCACGACGTGCCCTCGCCGCGGCTGGACGCGGAGCTGCTGCTCGCGCACGTGCTCGATCTGGAGCGGATGGACCTCTACCTGGCCTTCGATCAGCCGGTCGCGGCGCAGGACCGCGGGCGCTACCGCGAGCTGGTTCGCCGCCGCGCCAAGGAGCGCTGGCCGGTCGCCTACCTGACCGGCGTGCGCGAGTTCTGGTCGATGCAGTTCCGCGTCACGCCCGACGTCCTGATCCCGAGGCCCGAGACCGAGACGCTGGTGCGCGTGGCGGTCGACTTGAAGCCGAGACGCGTCGCGGAGCTCGGAGTCGGCTCCGGCTGCGTGAGTGCGGCGCTCGCGCGAGAGCTTCCCGACGCGGAGATCGTGGCGCTGGACTGCTCGCCCGCCGCGCTGGAGATCGCGCGTCAGAACCTCGCCGAGCTCGGCTTCGGCGGCCGGGTGACGCTCGTCGAGGCGAGCGGCCTCGGGGTGCTCTCGGGGCCGTTCGACCTGGTGGTCTCGAATCCTCCCTACGTCCAGGAGGCCGACCTCGCGGGTCTCGCGCCGGAGCTGCGTCACGAGCCGAGAGTGGCGCTCGACGGCGGACCGGATGGGCTGCATGCCGTTCGCCGGCTCTGCGCCGAGGCGCCCGCGCTGCTCGAGCGGCCGGGGCATCTCGCGCTCGAGATCGGCGTCGGGCAGGCCGACGCGGTGGAGGAGCTGCTTCGCGCTTCGGGCGCGGCGGCCGTCGATCGGTACCCGGACCTGGCCGGGATCCCGCGCGTCGTCGTGGGTCGCTTTCTGGAGGCTTGA
- a CDS encoding L-seryl-tRNA(Sec) selenium transferase, whose amino-acid sequence MTVDHGARAVNPQLRALPAVDRLVEAAGSGSGSARWSLLAAAREVLEEARAALLQGAPESEGELGTLAERVRVRADRLEAPFPRRVLNATGIVLHTNLGRAPLARGALASLVEAASGYSDLELDLETGQRGSRTTRVAELLRVLSGAEAAHVVNNTAAALFLAVDTLAAGREVIVSRGELVEIGGSFRVPEIMSASRARLREVGTTNRTHLRDYRDAIGPETGMLLKVHRSNFRIEGFTSDVGLRELAPLAREHGLPLVEDRGSGGFEDLSASGIPESEVSAGLREGADLLLFSADKLLGGPQAGIVLGRRELVARMQRSPLARALRVDKLTLAALHWTLLALAAGRSGEIPVLAMLRATSEELLARASALADRLREAGVPRVSVETCRSPVGGGALPELELPGAIVRVVPDRPADEAARRLRAGAPPVLARIQRDALLLDPRTLADEDFAPLVLRIADACVDALRRSG is encoded by the coding sequence GTGACCGTAGATCACGGCGCTCGGGCGGTCAATCCACAGCTTCGAGCCCTGCCGGCGGTCGATCGGCTGGTCGAAGCGGCCGGATCGGGATCCGGATCGGCTCGTTGGAGCCTGCTCGCCGCGGCTCGCGAGGTGCTGGAGGAGGCGCGAGCGGCGCTCCTGCAGGGCGCGCCCGAATCGGAGGGCGAGCTCGGGACGCTGGCCGAGAGGGTCCGGGTCCGCGCGGATCGCCTCGAGGCGCCGTTCCCGCGCCGGGTCCTGAACGCGACGGGTATCGTCCTGCACACGAATCTCGGCCGCGCGCCGCTCGCGCGCGGGGCGCTCGCGAGCCTGGTCGAGGCGGCCTCCGGCTACAGCGATCTCGAGCTCGACCTGGAGACCGGTCAGCGCGGCTCGCGGACCACGCGGGTCGCGGAGCTGCTCCGCGTGCTCTCGGGGGCCGAGGCCGCACACGTCGTGAACAACACCGCGGCGGCCCTGTTCCTGGCGGTCGACACCCTCGCCGCGGGCCGCGAGGTGATCGTATCGCGAGGCGAGCTCGTCGAGATCGGCGGGTCGTTTCGCGTTCCGGAGATCATGTCCGCGAGCCGCGCGAGACTGCGCGAAGTCGGCACGACCAACCGCACGCACCTGCGCGACTACCGCGACGCGATCGGCCCCGAGACGGGAATGCTGCTGAAGGTCCACCGAAGCAACTTCCGGATCGAGGGCTTCACCAGCGACGTCGGCCTGCGCGAGCTTGCGCCGCTGGCGCGCGAACACGGGCTGCCTCTGGTCGAGGACCGCGGCAGCGGCGGCTTCGAGGATCTGAGCGCGAGCGGCATTCCCGAGTCCGAAGTCTCCGCCGGCCTTCGCGAGGGCGCGGATCTGCTGCTCTTCAGCGCGGACAAGCTCCTGGGCGGGCCACAGGCTGGAATCGTGCTGGGCAGGCGCGAGCTCGTCGCGCGCATGCAGCGAAGCCCGCTCGCTCGCGCGCTTCGGGTCGACAAGCTGACTCTCGCCGCGCTGCACTGGACGCTGCTCGCGCTCGCCGCGGGGCGTTCAGGTGAGATCCCGGTTCTGGCGATGCTGCGCGCCACGTCGGAGGAGCTCTTGGCGCGCGCCAGCGCGCTGGCCGATCGGCTTCGCGAAGCCGGGGTGCCGCGCGTCAGCGTAGAGACGTGCCGTTCTCCCGTCGGTGGGGGAGCGCTCCCCGAGCTCGAGCTACCGGGCGCGATCGTGCGCGTCGTCCCGGATCGCCCGGCCGACGAAGCGGCCCGACGGCTGCGAGCCGGGGCGCCTCCCGTGCTCGCCCGCATCCAGCGCGACGCGCTGCTGCTCGACCCGCGCACGCTCGCCGACGAGGACTTCGCGCCGCTCGTCCTGCGGATCGCCGACGCCTGCGTTGATGCGCTCCGCCGTTCTGGCTAA